TGGTCACGGTGCTCAACGCGCTGACCGACCTGGGTGGTCGGCCGGTCATCATCTGGCTGGTCACCGTCGCCGTGGTCGGCCTGCTGATCCGTCGGCAGGGGCGGCTCGCGGTCTTCCTGATCGTCACCGGCGCGGGCGCGCTGATCCTCGACCCGACGCTGAAGACCCTTGTCGACCGGCTACGCCCCGAGGTGGACGTGGAGATCGGCACGTACGCCGGGCAGAGCTTCCCCAGCGGTCACGCGCTCGGGTCGATGGTCGCCTACGGCGCGATCCTGCTGGTGTTCCTGCCGGCGATGGCACCCCGCTGGCGCCGGCCGGCGATGGCTCTGGTCGGTGTCGTCGTCTTCCTGATCGGGTTCACCCGGGTCGCGCTCGGCGTGCACTTCCTCTCCGACGTGATCGGTGCCTGGCTGCTCGGCGCGGCCTGGCTCGGCGTCACCGCGTACGCCTTCCGGCTGTGGCGGGTGGAGCGGGGTCGGCCCGCGACGCCGCTGGCGGAGGGGCTGGAACCCGAGGCGGCGCACGAGGTGGCACCCGCGCCGGACGAGCGGCAGCTGTTGCCGCACCCCCGGGCCGCGGTGGCCGAGATCGTGGTCGGCTGGGTACTGGTCTTCGGCGCGCTCTACGGCTTCGGCATGTTCGTCAGCTACTACGCCCAGGACACCTTCCTCGCCACCTGGGACGAGGTGGTGCCGGCCTGGTTCGCCGAGCGGGGCACCCCGGCGCTCGACGGGGTGAGCTGGTGGTGGAGCAAGGTCGGCGACACCCACGCCATCCTGCTCGTCTCGATGGTCTTCTGCCCGCTGGTGCTGGCCATCTGGCGGCGCTGGCGGCCGGTGCTGTTCATGGCGTTGGTGATGTTCGGCGAGTTGACCCTCTTCCTGGCCAGCGCCGCCGCCGTGGACCGACCGCGTCCGCCGGTGGAGAACCTGGACGGTCCCATGCCGACCTCGTCGTTCCCGTCCGGCCACATCGCCGCCACGCTCTGCCTCTGGGTCGCCATCGCGGTGGTCGTCTTCCCGCGTACCGACCGGTGGTGGCGGTGGGTCTTCGTGGCGCTCGCGGTGGTGATGCCGGTCGGGGTCGCCATGTCGCGGATGTACCGGGGGATGCACCACCCGACCGACTTCATGGGCGCCATCCTGCTCACCAGCCTCTGGATCGGACTGCTGTACTGGGTCGTGCGCCCCAACGAGGACCTGCGCCAGGGCAACCAGCCGGCAATCGAGTCCGAGGACGTCGACCGCCTCGACGACGAGTTGGCCGAGGCTGCCAAACCTGGGTGAGCAGCCATGCTGCGGGTGATGACCTGGAACATCCGCACCGGCGGCCGGGACACCGGCGGCCCGGACCGCCGCGACCGCATCGCCGGGGTGATCGCCGAACAACGGCCGGACGTGCTGGCGCTACAGGAGCTGCGGGACCTTGACGTGCCGGCCTTCGCCGACCGGGTGGGCATGCGGGCGTACCTGGCCCGATCCTGGTTCGGGCAGCCGGTGGCGGTGCTGGTCCGCCCGCCGTGGCGGGTGCGCACCGCCGCGCCGGTGCGCCGACCGTTGCACCACGCCGCCCAGCGGGTCGTGGTGCAGACCGGCGCCGGGGCGCTGACCATTCTCAGCACCCACCTTGACCCGTACTCGGGCACCCGCCGGCTGGTCGAGGCCGGCTGGCTGGCCGCCGCGCTGCGCCCGGCCCGCGACGGCCTGGCGCTGCTCGCCGGCGACCTGAACACCCTCGATCCGTACGCCGAGCACGCCGAGCGGATCGCCCGGCTGCCCGCCGCGTACCGCCGTCGACACCTGCGCCGGGACGGTCGGACGGTGGAGACCCGGGCGGTCGCCCGGCTGCTCGGCACCGGCCTGGTCGACCTCGGCGCGACCGCCGGTCCCACCGTGCCCACCCGGCACGGCGGCACGGAGTTCTCCGACATGCGCCTGGACTACCTACTGGCCACCCCCAGGCTGGCCACCCACCACCTCCAGACCCAGGTGCTCCGTACCCCCGAAACGGACCACGCCTCCGACCACTACCCCCTCCACACCACCCTCTCGCTCCCCGCTCCGCCGGGCTGACCAGGACGGCTGGTCGCGACGCGCCCGTCCGGACGACCGACACCTCCTGGTCGACTCCGCCGGCGGTGGGGGTTGTCGGGTGGGGTTAGCTTCGGGCCGTGATCGAATCTTCGGGGTCGGGAGGGGGCGGTGAGCCGGCGGGCGGCGGGCGGCCGGGCGGGGCGACGGCGGGCGGGGTGTCGCCCGTGGGCGTTGTCGCGCGGGGCGTCGCGCTGGCGGTGGTGCTGCCGCTCCGGCTGGCCTGGGAGGTCCTGGCGGTCACCGGCCGAGCGCTGTACCGCTTGGTGCTCGCGCCGACGGCCCGGTTCGCGGACCGCTGGCTGCTGCGACCGCTCGGCTGGCTGTGGCGGCACCTGGTCTGGCTTCCGCTGGTCTGGTCGGCGCGGGCCGTGGCGTGGTTGTGGCGGACGCTGATCTGGCTGCCGTTGACCTGGCTCGGCGACGCTGTCGGCTGGCTCTGGCGTACCGCCCTGTGGCCCCCGCTGCGCTGGTGTGGCCACGGTCTGGCGCGGCTGCTGCGCTGGTGCGGCCTGGGGCTGGCCTGGCTGGCGCGGATCCTCGTCCTGGTGCCGCTGTACTACCTGGTGTGGGTGCCGCTGGCCTGGCTGGTCCGGGTGCTCACCCCGCCCGCCCGGCTGGTCCTGGCCGCGCTGGGCCGGTGGCTGCACGCGCTGGCTCGCGGCTCGGCAGTCGTGCTCGGCTGGGCCTGGCGGACGGCCGGCCGGATCCTCTGGTGGTGCTGGGCGCTCACCCTGCGTCCGGTCTGGTTCGCGGGCCGCTGGCTGTGGCGGGTCACGCTGGTGCCGGTGGGCCGAGCGGTCCGTACCGCCTGGCGGGCAACCGTCACCCCGGCGGCCCGCTGGCTGCGGCACAGCGTCCTCGACCCGGCCCGCCAGGCCACCCGCGAGGCGCTTACCGCGCTCGGCCTGCGCCGCTGACGCACCGGCGGTCACAGGACCAGGTTGAGCAGGACGGTCAGCACGATCGAGGCGACGATCGAGACGAGGATCATCAGGAGGCAGCCGAGGCCGCCGCCGGCCGGACGGATTTCCGTGTTGCCGATGCGCATGTTCTCACCTGTTCGTCGGTTTGTCGGGGTGGCTCGGGTCGAGCAGGGTGCGTACGGCGTCGGCGACCTGCCACGGTGCGGTGGTGGCGACGTTGTGCGCCGCACCGGGCACCGCGACCGTACGGCCGCCGGGCACCAATTCGGCGACCCGCGACCGCCAGGGCGTCGGCACGATCGGGTCGCGGCTGCCGGTGAGCACAAGCGTGGGAGCGGTGATCCGGGACAGGTCGTTCTCGATCCGGTTGCCGATCGAGTGCGACAGGGTGGCCCAGACCCGCCACGGTCGGGCGTCGACCACGTCGCGCAGCAGGATCGGCGCCTGCCAGCGGGCTTCCCGGGTGGCGTCGACCAGGAACCGACGGATCTGGGCCTGCCGGGACCGGGCGCGCGGATCGCTTGTCGGCCCGGCGAGCACCACCGCGCGTACCGCCTCCGGGTGGTGGGCGGCGAGCGCGGCGGCGACCTCCGCGCCGAACGAGTGCCCCAGCACGCAGACCGGCGGCAGCCGGTACGCGGCCAGCAGCGCGGCCAGATGCTCGGCGTGCTGCCGTGGGTCGTACGCGGCCCGGGGGCGGTCACTGAGACCGAAGCCGGGCAGGTCCGGCGCGTACACCGGATGGGTTTCGGCAAGCGTGACGGCCAGCGGCGTCAGATAGCGGTGTGACACGGCCAGCCCGTGCACCAGCAGCACCGGCGTGGTCGGCTGGCCGCGCTCGACGCTGCGGCGTACGTGGGTGCGCAGACCGTCGATGGTGCGCCACTCGCTGGTCAGGCCGGCCGCGTCCCGGGGCGCGGCGAGCGCCAGCCGCAGCAGCGCCCGGCCGGGCCGCGCGGCAGCGAGTGCCCCGCTGGGCCGGGCGGCGGTGGGCGCCAGGCCGGGCCGCGCGGCGGCGAGTGTCCCGCCGGGAGTGGTGGCGGGTCCGCGATCGGCGGACTGCGCGCCGGACGGGGCTGCGGCGGATGGTTTGTCGATCCGCCGCAGCGGATCCGGAAGGCCGCAGCTGCGGGCGTGGTGCGGGTGGCAGGTCACAGCTCGCGCAGCCGGGGCAGCAACTGCTCCTGTGCCCAGTCCAGGAACATCGGTTGGCTGTCGCCGCCGATCTGGATCAGCGCCACATGGGTGAACCCGGCGTCGACGAACTTCTTGAACGCCGCCACGTGCTTGTCCACGTCCGGGCCGCAGGAGATGCCGGCCGCCACGTCCTCCTCGCGGACGCTCTGGGTGGCCGCCTCGAACGCGTCCGTGTCCGGCAGGTCGGTGTTGACCTTCCAGCCCAGCTCGAACCAGCGGAACTGGTCGTGCGCGATCTTGCGGCACTCCGCCTCGTCCGGGCCGTAGCAGATGGCCAGCTG
This DNA window, taken from Micromonospora sp. FIMYZ51, encodes the following:
- a CDS encoding phosphatase PAP2 family protein — translated: MGAVRDVLRRPLGHFTERTLAGLALVLGAGVGFGLVLVLVRVRWTPLYDVDHGVAQWLNDQVSPIGPLVTVLNALTDLGGRPVIIWLVTVAVVGLLIRRQGRLAVFLIVTGAGALILDPTLKTLVDRLRPEVDVEIGTYAGQSFPSGHALGSMVAYGAILLVFLPAMAPRWRRPAMALVGVVVFLIGFTRVALGVHFLSDVIGAWLLGAAWLGVTAYAFRLWRVERGRPATPLAEGLEPEAAHEVAPAPDERQLLPHPRAAVAEIVVGWVLVFGALYGFGMFVSYYAQDTFLATWDEVVPAWFAERGTPALDGVSWWWSKVGDTHAILLVSMVFCPLVLAIWRRWRPVLFMALVMFGELTLFLASAAAVDRPRPPVENLDGPMPTSSFPSGHIAATLCLWVAIAVVVFPRTDRWWRWVFVALAVVMPVGVAMSRMYRGMHHPTDFMGAILLTSLWIGLLYWVVRPNEDLRQGNQPAIESEDVDRLDDELAEAAKPG
- a CDS encoding endonuclease/exonuclease/phosphatase family protein, which encodes MLRVMTWNIRTGGRDTGGPDRRDRIAGVIAEQRPDVLALQELRDLDVPAFADRVGMRAYLARSWFGQPVAVLVRPPWRVRTAAPVRRPLHHAAQRVVVQTGAGALTILSTHLDPYSGTRRLVEAGWLAAALRPARDGLALLAGDLNTLDPYAEHAERIARLPAAYRRRHLRRDGRTVETRAVARLLGTGLVDLGATAGPTVPTRHGGTEFSDMRLDYLLATPRLATHHLQTQVLRTPETDHASDHYPLHTTLSLPAPPG
- a CDS encoding alpha/beta hydrolase; this encodes MTCHPHHARSCGLPDPLRRIDKPSAAAPSGAQSADRGPATTPGGTLAAARPGLAPTAARPSGALAAARPGRALLRLALAAPRDAAGLTSEWRTIDGLRTHVRRSVERGQPTTPVLLVHGLAVSHRYLTPLAVTLAETHPVYAPDLPGFGLSDRPRAAYDPRQHAEHLAALLAAYRLPPVCVLGHSFGAEVAAALAAHHPEAVRAVVLAGPTSDPRARSRQAQIRRFLVDATREARWQAPILLRDVVDARPWRVWATLSHSIGNRIENDLSRITAPTLVLTGSRDPIVPTPWRSRVAELVPGGRTVAVPGAAHNVATTAPWQVADAVRTLLDPSHPDKPTNR